The Methylomonas koyamae genome has a segment encoding these proteins:
- the queE gene encoding 7-carboxy-7-deazaguanine synthase QueE — protein MDQQLRITEIFYSLQGETNTVGIPTVFVRLTGCPLRCSYCDTAYAFSGGEKRSIGEIIAEVGRYHTRYVTVTGGEPLAQPGCHPLMTGLLDAGYSVSLETSGALDVAAVDARVVKVVDLKTPSSGEMQRNLYRNLDFLLPHDQVKFVIADAADYEWSKQQLEHYRLAQRCEVLFSPVMGVMPPAELAERILADQLTVRFQIQLHKYLWNDARGK, from the coding sequence ATGGATCAACAGCTACGCATCACCGAGATTTTTTATTCGTTGCAAGGGGAAACCAACACGGTTGGTATTCCCACAGTATTCGTACGCTTGACCGGATGTCCGTTGCGCTGTTCGTATTGCGACACCGCTTATGCCTTCAGCGGCGGCGAAAAGCGCAGTATCGGCGAAATCATCGCTGAGGTAGGGCGCTACCACACCCGCTACGTGACGGTGACCGGCGGCGAGCCGCTGGCTCAGCCGGGGTGTCATCCGTTGATGACAGGCTTGTTGGATGCCGGCTATTCGGTCTCGCTGGAAACCAGCGGTGCGCTGGACGTTGCGGCAGTCGATGCCAGAGTCGTCAAAGTCGTCGACTTGAAAACGCCGAGTTCCGGCGAAATGCAGCGCAACCTCTACCGCAACCTCGATTTTTTACTGCCGCACGATCAGGTCAAGTTTGTCATTGCCGATGCCGCCGATTACGAATGGTCCAAACAACAGTTGGAACATTACCGGTTGGCGCAACGCTGCGAAGTGCTGTTTTCGCCGGTCATGGGCGTGATGCCGCCGGCCGAGCTGGCCGAGCGGATTCTGGCCGACCAATTGACGGTTCGGTTTCAAATTCAATTGCATAAATATTTGTGGAATGATGCGCGAGGAAAATAA
- the ybgF gene encoding tol-pal system protein YbgF: protein MAKRALLAMGLGLGLVTSASAAPVNNPGAYPAAPSDNAIFEVLGRLEQLQSEVQQLRGMVEEQSQTIADLQRKQNNMYSDLDERMQALSAAGQPAAAQPASQPDAGAAPAAAAPAAPVAASVPPATASAPSAAAAPTPAVPPASVAVAESKPAPAVSANEKERYQAAYDTLRNGHNAQAVKMFQDLLRDFPAGEFADNSQYWLAEAYKINREFDAARAAFNKVVSQYPNSSKVPDALLKLGYIEFDLQNAAKARDYLTRVTTSYPGTTAAHLAEKKLAQMSQ from the coding sequence ATGGCAAAGCGCGCACTTCTGGCAATGGGATTGGGGCTGGGGTTGGTCACCTCGGCGTCGGCGGCGCCGGTCAACAACCCCGGTGCTTACCCGGCCGCACCCAGCGATAATGCCATATTCGAAGTACTGGGACGGCTCGAGCAGTTACAGTCGGAAGTGCAGCAATTGCGCGGCATGGTTGAGGAACAATCGCAAACCATCGCCGATTTGCAGCGCAAACAAAACAATATGTATTCCGACTTGGACGAGCGGATGCAGGCGTTATCGGCCGCAGGTCAGCCGGCTGCGGCCCAACCGGCGTCGCAGCCGGACGCCGGCGCGGCGCCCGCTGCTGCCGCACCTGCTGCTCCGGTAGCCGCTTCGGTTCCGCCGGCGACTGCGTCGGCGCCTTCGGCCGCAGCGGCCCCAACTCCTGCGGTTCCGCCCGCGTCGGTTGCCGTCGCCGAGAGCAAACCGGCGCCAGCGGTTTCGGCTAACGAAAAGGAACGTTACCAGGCGGCCTACGATACGTTGCGTAACGGCCATAACGCCCAAGCCGTGAAAATGTTTCAGGATTTGCTGAGGGATTTTCCGGCGGGCGAATTTGCCGACAATTCGCAATATTGGTTGGCCGAAGCTTATAAAATCAATCGCGAATTCGATGCCGCTCGTGCCGCGTTCAACAAAGTGGTCAGCCAATATCCGAACAGTTCGAAAGTGCCGGATGCGTTGTTGAAACTGGGTTATATCGAATTCGATCTGCAAAACGCCGCAAAAGCCCGCGATTATCTGACCCGGGTAACCACCAGTTATCCAGGAACCACCGCCGCGCATTTGGCCGAGAAAAAACTGGCGCAAATGTCGCAATAG